The Bacteroidota bacterium genome includes a region encoding these proteins:
- a CDS encoding EcsC family protein, which yields MRLSPYEKEVQREIEQWQHGEASLLVKALSWAMQPMDWVVNQVVPEDMLDQASTAVEQFLSVLNNASEWTYDADDLLKRAQERGLEAETIADLRDQPLETLDELAKGLFTQNAMLAAIEGGGTGLGGAVLIAADIPLLFGINFRLIQQIGATYWFELKGPDFQPLVLSIFNVAASGETRSKNDAIREISVAGAAFANDLNYKGRVTGTLRDQNRHLPREIAKNIVGRKIAQTIPIAGAAVGAGINYWFTTETAETTYMLFRALYLERKERI from the coding sequence ATGAGATTAAGCCCCTACGAAAAAGAAGTCCAACGCGAAATTGAGCAATGGCAGCACGGAGAAGCTTCACTTTTGGTGAAAGCACTCAGCTGGGCGATGCAACCCATGGACTGGGTAGTGAATCAGGTTGTCCCAGAGGACATGCTCGATCAGGCAAGTACTGCCGTCGAGCAATTCCTCTCAGTGCTGAACAATGCATCCGAGTGGACTTACGATGCTGACGACTTGCTCAAACGCGCGCAGGAAAGGGGCCTGGAAGCTGAAACGATCGCCGACTTGCGCGACCAGCCACTCGAAACGCTTGATGAACTGGCCAAGGGGCTTTTTACGCAGAATGCCATGCTGGCAGCCATCGAAGGTGGTGGTACCGGACTTGGTGGCGCGGTACTTATTGCGGCTGATATTCCCTTGCTCTTCGGCATTAACTTTCGTCTGATTCAGCAAATTGGCGCTACTTACTGGTTTGAACTCAAAGGGCCCGATTTTCAACCGCTTGTCCTGTCGATTTTCAACGTAGCTGCCTCGGGAGAAACCCGCTCAAAAAACGACGCTATCCGTGAAATCAGTGTTGCCGGCGCCGCATTTGCCAATGACCTGAATTACAAAGGCCGGGTAACGGGCACGCTACGCGACCAAAACAGGCACTTGCCGCGGGAAATTGCGAAGAACATTGTCGGCCGTAAAATTGCACAAACCATCCCCATCGCCGGCGCTGCTGTAGGCGCTGGAATTAACTACTGGTTTACAACAGAAACAGCGGAAACAACCTATATGCTTTTCCGCGCGCTGTACCTGGAACGCAAAGAAAGAATCTAA
- the der gene encoding ribosome biogenesis GTPase Der, which produces MSLVAIVGRPNVGKSTLFNRLTEVKQAIVHDEPGVTRDRIYGQVEWNGVVFSLTDTGGYVSDSSDRFEAAIREQVELATEEADLLLMVVDVETGITDLDQSVAQMLRRTQKPVILLANKADNKERRWDANVFYQLGIPDVFPVSSINGSGTGEVLDAIVENLPPPPPEGKNDDRPHIALIGRPNVGKSSISNALLNQNRSIVTEISGTTRDSINSVMKYHGQEIVLVDTAGLRRKARVKENVEFYANLRTERAIQHCDVAVLLLDATQGLEAQDIRVLKQAETMSKGLVLAINKWDLIEKETNTERDYMRLIKERLKTLDYVPIVTVSALTKQRLHKLIDRALAVHQQRGYRVPTSKLNDALRAAVERTPPPYYRNRPVKIKYATQIRENPPVITFFCNYPKGVREPYQRYLANRLRESFNFEGVPLKLTFKSKS; this is translated from the coding sequence ATGTCGCTCGTCGCCATTGTAGGCCGGCCCAACGTTGGCAAGTCCACCTTATTCAATCGGCTTACGGAAGTTAAACAAGCCATCGTGCACGATGAGCCGGGCGTTACCCGTGACCGCATCTACGGACAGGTAGAATGGAACGGCGTGGTCTTCTCGCTTACCGATACAGGCGGCTACGTCTCCGACTCCTCAGACCGCTTTGAAGCCGCCATCCGCGAACAGGTAGAACTGGCCACCGAAGAAGCTGACTTGCTGTTGATGGTTGTGGATGTAGAAACCGGCATTACGGACCTTGACCAGTCTGTTGCCCAAATGCTTAGGAGAACACAGAAACCCGTCATTCTGCTCGCCAACAAAGCCGACAACAAAGAACGCCGGTGGGATGCCAACGTGTTTTATCAACTCGGCATCCCCGACGTATTCCCGGTCAGTTCGATCAATGGCTCGGGTACGGGCGAAGTGCTGGATGCGATTGTCGAAAACCTGCCGCCACCGCCACCCGAGGGTAAAAATGACGACAGGCCACACATTGCATTGATTGGCCGGCCGAACGTGGGCAAGTCGTCTATATCCAATGCGCTGCTGAACCAGAACCGGTCGATTGTAACTGAAATTAGTGGCACCACACGCGACTCTATCAACTCGGTAATGAAATACCACGGGCAGGAAATTGTCCTGGTAGACACGGCCGGCTTGCGCCGAAAGGCACGCGTGAAGGAAAATGTAGAGTTTTACGCCAACCTGAGGACCGAGCGGGCCATTCAGCACTGCGATGTTGCCGTGCTCCTGCTCGACGCAACCCAGGGCCTCGAAGCCCAGGATATTCGGGTGCTCAAACAGGCTGAAACCATGTCAAAAGGCCTTGTGCTGGCCATCAACAAGTGGGATCTGATCGAGAAGGAAACCAATACCGAACGTGATTACATGCGGTTGATTAAAGAGCGGTTGAAAACGCTCGATTATGTCCCCATTGTCACTGTTTCAGCATTGACCAAACAAAGGCTGCATAAACTGATAGACCGGGCGCTTGCCGTTCACCAACAGCGCGGCTACCGGGTCCCCACCAGCAAACTGAACGATGCACTTCGTGCAGCAGTTGAACGCACACCGCCGCCGTACTACCGCAACAGGCCTGTCAAAATCAAGTACGCAACCCAGATCCGTGAAAACCCGCCCGTAATTACCTTTTTCTGTAATTACCCAAAAGGGGTGCGCGAGCCCTACCAGCGGTATCTCGCCAACAGGTTGCGCGAATCGTTTAATTTTGAAGGCGTGCCGCTCAAATTGACCTTCAAATCCAAATCTTAG
- the holA gene encoding DNA polymerase III subunit delta codes for MSAKGLTYEQLETSFKHGNFKPVYFLYGSERFLMNQLQSLLIEKALAPHERDFNFDLLYGPEADANQVIGLCASFPAMAQRRVVIVRDFEQLKDNKRFSHYAKQPNPSTIVLLLCGKKPNLSTQPYRDLKANAAWGEFKPLYDNQVPGWISKRLKTRQVQADAMAIQRLSDYLGTDLQAIESEIDKLVTYCGGKPQITGDDIVRASGQTRDFNVFELQKAIGEARHNDAQNITEQLLRQASNKRGEALMIVSVLTSYFTKLWKLTYFQHKNVPEKSLSSRVGVSPYFIKEYLKSLRFYNRNAIAGAFATLLAADYELKGGANRDTQLILTLLLRRLVPNALPNNPRNTVVRR; via the coding sequence ATGTCGGCTAAAGGTCTAACATATGAGCAGTTGGAGACGTCGTTTAAACACGGCAATTTCAAACCTGTGTACTTTTTGTACGGCTCCGAACGGTTTTTAATGAATCAGCTGCAATCCTTGCTGATCGAAAAGGCCCTGGCACCGCATGAACGCGATTTCAACTTTGACCTCTTATATGGTCCGGAGGCAGACGCAAACCAGGTTATTGGTCTGTGCGCGAGCTTTCCTGCAATGGCCCAACGACGCGTGGTGATCGTCAGAGACTTCGAACAGCTGAAGGATAACAAGCGATTTTCGCATTATGCAAAGCAACCCAACCCCTCCACTATAGTCTTGTTACTGTGCGGCAAAAAGCCAAACCTGTCGACACAGCCATACCGAGACTTGAAAGCCAATGCAGCTTGGGGCGAATTCAAGCCCCTTTATGACAACCAGGTGCCGGGCTGGATTAGCAAGCGCCTGAAAACTCGTCAGGTCCAAGCTGACGCAATGGCAATACAGCGACTGTCCGATTATCTGGGCACTGACCTGCAAGCCATAGAGTCAGAAATAGACAAACTTGTCACATATTGTGGCGGAAAACCGCAAATTACGGGGGATGACATCGTGCGAGCCAGCGGCCAAACGCGCGATTTTAATGTATTTGAGTTGCAAAAAGCAATTGGTGAAGCACGACATAATGACGCACAAAATATCACGGAACAGTTGTTGCGCCAAGCTTCAAACAAACGCGGTGAAGCGCTGATGATTGTTTCAGTACTCACCTCGTACTTCACGAAACTCTGGAAGCTGACGTATTTTCAGCACAAGAATGTGCCAGAAAAATCGCTGTCTTCGCGGGTAGGTGTTTCACCTTATTTCATAAAAGAGTATTTGAAAAGTCTGCGTTTTTACAACAGAAACGCGATTGCCGGCGCTTTTGCCACGTTACTTGCTGCAGATTATGAATTAAAAGGAGGAGCGAACAGAGACACGCAACTGATACTAACTTTACTCCTTAGGCGATTGGTACCAAACGCCTTACCTAACAATCCGCGAAATACCGTCGTTCGCCGATGA
- a CDS encoding sigma-70 family RNA polymerase sigma factor, with protein MPKSLAKKNRKRSPRKTAPHSHYEMLVDMSDEDLMSFFQAGTVEAFDLLVSRYKDPLTNYIYRFLGDMKECEDLLQETFLRVYRNRHSYRRIAKFSTWLYTIAGNLARSEYRKRKRRRLYSLQSVNRDEEEFEVEIPDETFSPDRHTESTIQDYYIQEALKQIPEEFREVVVLRDVQQLAYEEIAEITGLPMGTVKSRINRGRTKLQALLKDVYSPHPMGH; from the coding sequence ATGCCAAAATCATTAGCAAAGAAAAATCGCAAGCGTAGCCCTCGTAAAACGGCCCCCCATAGCCATTACGAGATGCTCGTTGATATGAGCGATGAGGACTTAATGTCCTTTTTCCAGGCAGGAACCGTAGAGGCTTTTGACCTGCTCGTAAGCAGATACAAAGATCCGCTTACGAATTATATTTATCGCTTCCTCGGTGACATGAAGGAGTGCGAAGATCTGCTGCAAGAAACGTTTCTCCGCGTTTACCGCAACCGCCATTCTTATCGGCGCATTGCGAAGTTTTCGACCTGGTTGTATACCATTGCAGGTAACCTTGCGCGGTCTGAATACCGCAAACGCAAGCGCCGCCGGCTCTACTCCTTGCAGTCTGTCAACCGCGATGAAGAAGAGTTCGAGGTAGAGATTCCAGATGAAACATTCTCTCCGGACAGGCATACCGAGAGTACCATCCAAGATTATTATATTCAGGAAGCGCTCAAACAAATACCTGAAGAATTCCGAGAAGTAGTTGTTCTACGTGATGTACAGCAGCTTGCTTATGAGGAAATCGCCGAAATCACCGGATTGCCTATGGGCACGGTCAAGAGTCGAATCAATCGTGGTCGAACGAAACTTCAGGCGCTTCTCAAGGATGTGTATTCACCCCATCCCATGGGGCACTAA
- the bioD gene encoding dethiobiotin synthase, which produces MADGLFIVGTDRDVGKTFVGVGIVGLLREMGVDATLMTPISTGGSVDSATELLKQIGVEEPKRLVSPISFETLASPYAASQVERIEIKLAKIWDAYNELKAKGKFVVIEGGGLMVPITRNYAVADLLKDFDLPAVILGKTARGTLNHCILTLRMMLVMGLHPRGFILNGFGQYGEGFAEALNPDVLEELEAPLKVLATIEWRPEYPGNIQAFIRALRQHEGLLSLLKDLTDTTMNL; this is translated from the coding sequence ATGGCAGATGGACTCTTCATTGTAGGTACAGATCGTGACGTAGGCAAAACCTTCGTGGGCGTAGGTATTGTGGGCCTGCTCCGGGAAATGGGTGTCGACGCTACGCTAATGACCCCAATATCTACAGGCGGCTCAGTTGACAGCGCCACAGAGCTACTCAAGCAAATTGGCGTAGAAGAACCCAAACGCCTGGTAAGCCCCATCTCTTTTGAAACGCTCGCCTCACCATACGCTGCCAGCCAGGTTGAACGCATTGAAATCAAACTGGCCAAAATCTGGGACGCGTACAACGAGCTCAAAGCCAAAGGAAAATTTGTCGTCATTGAAGGCGGTGGCCTAATGGTACCGATCACCCGGAATTATGCAGTAGCCGACCTCCTGAAAGATTTCGATTTGCCGGCGGTCATCCTGGGCAAAACAGCTCGAGGCACGCTAAATCACTGTATTCTTACGTTACGCATGATGCTGGTCATGGGCCTGCACCCCAGGGGCTTTATTCTCAACGGATTTGGACAGTACGGCGAAGGTTTTGCTGAAGCATTGAACCCCGATGTATTAGAGGAACTGGAAGCACCACTAAAGGTACTGGCTACTATTGAATGGAGACCTGAGTACCCCGGTAATATACAAGCTTTCATCCGTGCCCTCCGCCAGCACGAAGGCTTGTTATCTTTACTTAAAGATCTAACCGATACTACTATGAATTTATAG
- the amrB gene encoding AmmeMemoRadiSam system protein B, producing MEILDSSIYATQPLPLQKQLKTLLSESSQYPVEDEILGIIVPDSNLLSGGPVAANVFKTIAGKSYDTVVIVSSSHTGPFKRMTICNLNSYRTPLGDVPINEKVCHELCDEDDDIYLDDQGHFHNKGIDVQLPFLQTALDDFDIVPIVMGEESPEFCKELGAAIGEIMFNRKTLVVASVDVLSSTQEELEKFQTLFESSNTRDLIPMLNRQDMALQGRGPLLVAMLAAQHRNARRFQVLELKQPENSNPGWIGAYISK from the coding sequence ATGGAAATACTGGATTCTTCGATCTACGCAACGCAACCGCTCCCCCTGCAAAAACAGCTTAAGACACTGTTGAGCGAATCCTCCCAGTATCCTGTAGAAGACGAAATTCTCGGGATCATCGTGCCGGACAGCAACCTGCTGAGCGGCGGCCCAGTTGCTGCCAATGTGTTTAAAACCATTGCCGGCAAGTCATATGACACTGTTGTCATCGTTTCATCGAGCCACACCGGGCCCTTTAAACGTATGACAATTTGCAACCTGAACTCTTATCGCACCCCACTTGGCGACGTCCCGATCAACGAGAAAGTATGCCATGAACTCTGCGATGAAGACGACGACATTTATCTCGACGACCAGGGCCATTTTCACAACAAAGGGATAGACGTTCAACTCCCTTTCTTACAAACTGCACTGGATGATTTTGACATTGTCCCGATTGTAATGGGAGAAGAATCTCCTGAATTCTGCAAAGAACTGGGCGCTGCCATAGGAGAAATCATGTTCAACCGTAAAACGCTTGTTGTCGCTTCGGTGGATGTGCTTTCGTCTACACAGGAAGAACTCGAAAAATTCCAAACCCTGTTTGAGTCGAGTAACACCCGGGACCTCATTCCTATGCTGAATCGCCAGGACATGGCGCTTCAAGGCCGTGGGCCGCTGCTTGTAGCCATGCTTGCTGCGCAACACCGCAATGCGAGACGTTTTCAGGTGCTGGAACTCAAACAGCCTGAAAACTCGAACCCCGGCTGGATTGGCGCATACATCAGTAAATAA
- a CDS encoding DUF2520 domain-containing protein: MHKQQKPLPHDHGRQTGIMIVGTGAVGTTLALSLQAKDYTISAIASRSKARAQQLATHVGAPAAVALSSLDPAQAQLIFLCVPDDVLPEIADKLANHTQWAGRIVAHTSGAQTASILLPLQKAGAYAMSFHPVQTFVKPSKNAFSGIYVGIEGDEPAVSEGIVLAQALDATPLVLQAADKARYHLAASIASNFTVTLVSAACDVLESIGMQRDEAVALLRPLVMQTCTNVTTRLPEEVLTGPAARGDKNTLQQHLDALENHQPHLLPLYRALLAQTVELAKRGATSPDAKKQLDEMHSSLQPE, encoded by the coding sequence TTGCATAAACAGCAAAAACCTCTTCCCCACGACCATGGCCGGCAAACCGGCATCATGATCGTGGGGACCGGCGCTGTAGGCACTACATTGGCCCTCAGCTTGCAAGCCAAAGACTATACCATCTCAGCGATTGCAAGTCGCTCAAAAGCGCGTGCCCAACAGCTGGCAACTCATGTAGGAGCGCCTGCAGCTGTTGCCCTTTCTAGCCTCGATCCAGCGCAAGCACAACTCATTTTCCTCTGTGTACCCGACGACGTTCTTCCCGAAATTGCAGACAAACTGGCAAATCATACCCAGTGGGCAGGTAGAATAGTGGCGCATACCTCAGGGGCACAAACGGCATCTATCCTGCTCCCGTTGCAAAAAGCAGGGGCCTATGCAATGAGCTTTCACCCCGTCCAAACCTTCGTAAAACCATCAAAAAATGCGTTTTCTGGTATTTATGTAGGTATTGAGGGGGACGAGCCGGCAGTCAGTGAAGGCATAGTATTGGCACAGGCTTTGGATGCAACCCCGCTTGTGTTACAAGCTGCCGATAAAGCGCGGTACCACCTTGCCGCATCAATAGCCTCAAACTTCACTGTTACCCTTGTTTCAGCAGCATGTGACGTACTGGAATCCATAGGTATGCAGCGCGATGAAGCAGTTGCTTTGCTGAGACCTCTCGTAATGCAGACGTGTACAAACGTAACAACCCGCTTGCCCGAAGAAGTACTCACCGGACCAGCCGCACGAGGTGACAAAAACACCCTCCAACAACACCTCGATGCACTAGAAAACCACCAACCGCACCTGCTACCCCTATACCGCGCGTTGCTCGCGCAAACCGTTGAATTAGCTAAACGAGGCGCAACAAGCCCTGATGCAAAAAAACAACTGGATGAGATGCACAGCAGCTTGCAGCCTGAATAA
- a CDS encoding peptidylprolyl isomerase yields the protein MYKYLLLLAAGSLLIGCEVRVRDSGANSSLSRRSADTSAVFSISRNNGTTPTRSFDLTESSTSTSIQAEVVSPLPPSNLYEIATPLGNMTLRLFDDTPEHRDNFKKLVENGYYDRTTFHRVMANFIIQGGDPNSRDKDPNNDGIGGPGYTISPEFKSNHFHKKGAIAAARQPDQVNPQRRSSGSQFYIAQGRAYEAQELAEVERYIGIQIRDSNFRFSPEAREAYTRIGGIPTLDMQYTVFGELVDGFDVLDRISAIPVDGRDRPKDDVPMTIRAIPAQ from the coding sequence ATGTACAAGTATCTCTTACTCCTGGCCGCAGGCAGCTTATTGATAGGTTGTGAAGTGCGCGTGCGCGATTCAGGTGCAAATTCAAGTTTGTCCCGCCGCTCTGCAGATACGTCGGCGGTGTTCAGCATCTCACGAAACAACGGTACTACCCCAACAAGGTCATTTGATCTGACAGAGTCTTCTACCAGCACGTCCATCCAGGCAGAGGTGGTTTCCCCGCTTCCTCCCTCTAACCTGTATGAGATCGCAACGCCGCTTGGTAACATGACGCTGCGCCTCTTCGACGACACGCCGGAGCACAGAGACAACTTCAAGAAATTAGTAGAAAACGGATATTACGACCGTACCACGTTTCATCGCGTGATGGCCAATTTCATCATCCAGGGTGGCGACCCTAACTCAAGAGATAAAGACCCCAACAATGACGGCATTGGTGGCCCCGGATACACCATCTCGCCCGAATTCAAGTCGAATCATTTCCATAAAAAAGGGGCGATTGCTGCAGCCCGTCAGCCCGATCAAGTGAACCCCCAACGCCGTTCCAGTGGCAGCCAGTTCTATATTGCACAAGGCCGCGCTTACGAAGCACAGGAACTCGCAGAAGTAGAACGCTACATCGGCATCCAGATCAGAGACAGCAACTTCAGATTCTCCCCGGAAGCCCGCGAGGCCTATACGCGAATAGGAGGCATTCCTACGCTTGACATGCAATACACAGTTTTTGGTGAACTCGTAGACGGTTTTGACGTTCTTGATCGGATCAGTGCAATACCTGTTGATGGCAGAGATCGTCCAAAGGACGACGTGCCCATGACGATCCGTGCAATTCCTGCACAATAA